A single Puntigrus tetrazona isolate hp1 unplaced genomic scaffold, ASM1883169v1 S000001170, whole genome shotgun sequence DNA region contains:
- the arfgef3 gene encoding brefeldin A-inhibited guanine nucleotide-exchange protein 3 isoform X2 produces the protein MEEILRKLQKEASGSKHKAIRDSCGVACETLQAQNGSVKIPPSKLRAKCLFPLQLALESKNTKLAQTALAGMQKILCEDCFVAVETEVPEKQLLSQILEAIRVTPALHEDLQVEVMKVLLCVTYSSTFELNGHNILRIAEVCIDTYISSCHQRSINTAVRATLSQILGDLTLQLRHRQENTGVDGEERCIPVHQRKDLSPTTDALYEDVVMVLTVFCDKLESVSNENQLLQLLYLECILSMLSSCPPTMHLHRNFTDLIWKQLCPTLVVIMGNPASDKTITSAHGGQTQDSDTAPGTAVLDQGRGSGCSSSAPIMIGPVVRTICYVAAELVRLVSCVESMKPVLQSLYHRILLYPPPQHRVEAIKIMKEIVGSPQRLFDLAGPCVIEPETRKRSFSKRKSHLDLLKLVMDGVTEACMKGGIEACYSSVSCACALLGTLDELSQGRGLQQDQSRMLLRRLDELKEGVESMRESVELNEADFRWQRRVLSSENAAWESSITERSPDISISVTTDTGQTTLEGDVGQTTLEGEMGQTTPEDCGEEPRLPSPSACGAVARARPDLPECVRDSGVPEAPSSTAPPDVVQRSHGLAYPDITNFLSVESRARSHGSRYSESNFSADEQELSRTEFDSCDQYSMAAEKDSGRSDVSDMGSDNCSLADEEQTPRDCPGHRTLRTAALSLKLLKNQEADQQSARLFVQSLAVLLPRLLGMHSTTDVDVSLQSFSSTFCSGLQAGGVHSPGFEGSENLSCQALMNADGLYLVSYYALLLNLKLCCCDYYHRKPTSALVSLKEFVRQIQSSGVLVVLSQAWIEELYNQVLERNLLGEAGYWGSAEEQSLPLITMLTDIDGLGSSAIGGQLIRKASTQSPFTCDKNGSDSLVAGVVFARYILTGCWKNLIDTLSTPLTGRMAGSSRGLAFILGAEGVKEQTQRERDTICLSLDGLRKAAALSCALGVAANCASALAQMAAASCVQEEKDEKEFGETGDAIAQVKQRVEQKLEQMGRCQGVRLHTAHVLCMDAILNVGLEMGSHNHDCWPHVFRVIEYVSSLEHTHFSDGGSQPPLAITQAQQAVAVDLELELSGEASPELELGLSHPVIQPLSIQELLRESSRGKGFDLRGGSLLTGTSAAKAVCTLSTQADRLFEDAVSKLNLVALVGFLHQLRKASQSQLFDSVTETGDYSLAMPGEAKSTQDKRSALHLFRLGEAMLRIVKNKSRPLLHMMRAWSVVAPHLVEAACHKERHVSQKAVSFIHDVLMEVLSSWAELPHFHFNEALFRPFEHIMQLELCDEDVQDQVITSIGELVEMCSAQIQSGWRPLFSALRTVHGNKTDVKDYLIGEYSMGKSQAPVFDVFEAFINTDNIQVFANAATDYIMCLMKFVKGLGEVDYKEIGDCVHVSGYSSTDLCLPALDYLRKCSQLLAKIYKMPSKPVFLGARLASLPMRAQERSVSSEEGMDCVLAEFDDDTGLIQVWILLLEQLTAAVSNCPRQHQPPTLELLFELLREVTKIPGPGFAIFSVIQLLLPVMSLWLQRSHGDHSYWDIAAANFKHAIGLSCELVVEHIHSFIHSDIGYESLINLMLKDLFKLLVSCVAEPAETISRVGCSCIRYVLVTAGPVFTEEMWRLACCALQDAFSATLEPVKNLLACFRSGSDSFTGDACEVKVAAPSHSPSAEAEYMRIRAMAQQVFMLDTQCSPKTPSNKEGFEHAQSCVLIIELPADQQSNGQAQKRIPFRTLVVSLLSHQVLLQNLYDILLEEFVKASGSSESKIPTAVSEPKAAGFLRYISMQNLAIIFDLLLDSYRTAREFDTRPGLKYLLMKVSGVCGAANLYRQSAMSFNIYFQALLCAMLTNQENISVDQVKKILSEEEEGGSDSSQQCSSEDEDIFEEMAQVSPPRAREKRQWHARIPSLSTQPASSVDWAWLVKRLHKLCMDLCNNYIQMHLDLESSVGEQLTHRADPLFFLPLFNSETSTPSPGGLSGHGTPSEDSFRLHLDETPSEEVHSPGGLGATLPQLRGDRRDGGRKKEWWESAGNKLYTIATDKTITKLMIEYKKRKQQHNHTTFAKDVKVGEKRGETVTLRGPDSPGPQRPQQLVEQGPMRHSISAGPELLRQEKRPRSGSTASSHNISLRDSEAQIQAWTNMVLTILNQIQVLSDPTFIALQPAVFPCISQLTCHVTDLRVRQAVREWLGRVGRVYDIIL, from the exons GGTGTCGATGGCGAGGAACGTTGCATACCTGTCCACCAGCGCAAAG ATCTATCTCCCACTACCGATGCACTGTATGAAGATGTTGTTATGGTGCTCACTGTTTTCTGTGACAAACTGGAGTCTGTCTCCAA TGAAAACCAGCTGCTGCAGCTGTTGTACCTGGAGTGTATTCTGTCCATGCTGAGCAGCTGTCCTCCCACAATGCACCTGCATCGTAATTTCACTGACCTCATCTG GAAGCAGTTGTGTCCAACTCTGGTGGTGATTATGGGAAACCCAGCGAGTGATAAAACCATCACCTCTGCCCATGGTGGGCAAACCCAAGACTCAGACACAGCACCGGGGACAGCGGTCTTGGATCAAGGCCGGGGTTCTGGCTGCTCATCGAGTGCTCCCATAATGATTGGCCCAGTCGTTCGCACCATCTGCTATGTGGCAGCTGAGTTAGTGCGTCTGGTGAGCTGCGTTGAGTCCATGAAGCCTGTTTTGCAGTCCCTGTACCACCGCATTCTGCTTTATCCACCACCACAACACAGAGTGGAGGCCATCAAGATTATGAAAGAG ATTGTGGGAAGTCCTCAGCGCTTGTTTGATCTGGCTGGCCCATGCGTCATTGAGCCTGAGACGAGAAAGCGGTCTTTCTCAAAAAGGAAGTCACATCTTGATCTTCTCAAAct GGTAATGGATGGTGTAACAGAAGCGTGCATGAAGGGCGGGATTGAGGCCTGCTACTCTTCTGTGTCCTGTGCTTGTGCCCTGTTGGGTACATTAGATGAGCTCAGTCAGGGGCGTGGCCTGCAGCAAGACCAATCTCGCATGTTGCTTCGGCGATTGGATGAGCTCAAGGAAGGGGTGGAGTCTATGCGTGAGTCTGTGGAGCTCAATGAAGCTGACTTCCGCTGGCAGCGGCGAGTCCTTTCCTCTGAGAACGCCGCCTGGGAGAGCAGCATCACCGAACGCAGCCCTGACATCAGCATCAGCGTCACCACCGACACAGGCCAGACCACACTGGAGGGAGATGTGGGTCAAACTACTCTGGAAGGGGAAATGGGCCAGACCACTCCAGAGGACTGCGGGGAGGAACCACGTCTGCCTTCACCTTCTGCCTGTGGAGCTGTGGCGAGAGCTCGTCCGGATCTACCAGAATGTGTTCGAGACAGCGGTGTCCCTGAAGCCCCATCCAGTACGGCTCCTCCTGATGTAGTGCAGCGCAGCCATGGCCTGGCCTACCCCGATATCACCAACTTTCTGTCTGTGGAGTCTCGGGCTCGCTCGCACGGCTCACGCTACAGCGAAAGCAACTTCAGTGCGGACGAGCAGGAGCTGTCACGAACGGAGTTCGATTCGTGCGACCAGTACTCCATGGCTGCAGAAAAGGACTCGGGACGCTCTGATGTGTCCGACATGGGCTCTGATAACTGCTCTCTGGCTGATGAGGAGCAGACGCCGCGAGACTGTCCCGGGCACCGTACACTGCGGACTGCTGCCCTGTCCCTAAAACTGCTGAAGAACCAGGAAGCAGACCAACAGAGTGCCCGGCTTTTTGTGCAGTCTCTGGCTGTGCTGTTACCACGCCTGCTGGGAATGCACAGCACCACAGATGTAGACGTGTCCCTGCAGAGCTTCTCATCCACCTTCTGTTCGGGACTGCAAGCAG GTGGGGTACATTCTCCAGGTTTCGAGGGCAGTGAAAACCTGAGTTGTCAGGCTCTAATGAATGCAGATGGATTGTACCTGGTTTCCTATTATGCTCTACTGCTCAACCTCAAACTGTGCTGCTGTGACTATTACCACAGGAAACCCACATCTGCTCTGGTGTCTTTG AAAGAGTTTGTGCGTCAGATCCAGAGCAGTGGCGTTCTGGTGGTCCTGTCTCAGGCCTGGATCGAGGAGCTTTACAACCAGGTGTTGGAGAGAAACCTGCTGGGGGAGGCAGGATACTGGGGCTCGGCTGAGGAGCAGTCCTTACCTCTCATCACCATGCTTACCG ATATCGATGGACTGGGCAGCAGTGCTATCGGTGGTCAGCTGATCAGAAAGGCCTCAACACAGTCACCCTTCACTTGCGACAAGAATGGCAGTGACAGCTTGGTGGCAG GTGTTGTATTTGCCCGCTATATACTGACTGGCTGCTGGAAAAACCTGATCGACACGCTGTCCACACCACTTACCGGGCGCATGGCAGGAAGTTCTAGAGGTCTCGCCTTTATTCTTGGAGCAGAGGGAGTTAAAGAGCAGAcccagagggagagagacaccaTCTGCCTCAGCTTGGATGGTCTACGCAAGGCTGCGGCACTTAGCTGTGCCTTGG GTGTGGCTGCAAACTGTGCCTCAGCACTTGCCCAGATGGCAGCTGCATCATGTGTTCAGGAGGAGAAAGATGAAAAGGAATTTGGGGAGACTGGTGATGCCATTGCTCAAG TTAAGCAGCGTGTTGAACAGAAACTGGAACAGATGGGCCGCTGTCAGGGTGTGAGGCTGCACACAGCCCATGTGCTCTGCATGGACGCTATACTCAATGTGGGGCTGGAAATGGGCAGCCATAATCACGATTGCTGGCCTCATGTCTTTAG AGTGATCGAGTATGTCAGTTCACTGGAGCACACGCACTTCAGTGACGGTGGCTCCCAGCCTCCCCTCGCTATCACACAGGCACAGCAGGCCGTGGCAGTCGACCTGGAGCTAGAGTTAAGTGGTGAGGCCAGTCCTGAGCTAGAACTGGGTCTCAGCCATCCAGTTATCCAGCCGCTATCTATCCAGGAACTCTTAAGAGAAAGTAGTCGTGGTAAAGGGTTCGACCTGAGGGGAGGCAGTCTGCTTACAGGCACCAGCGCCGCCAAAGCCGTCTGCACGCTTTCAACACAAGCTGACAG GCTGTTCGAGGATGCAGTGAGTAAACTCAACCTAGTGGCTCTAGTGGGTTTCCTACATCAGCTCAGAAAAGCTTCACAGTCTCAACTTTTTGATTCGGTCACAGAAACTGGAGACTACTCCTTAGCCATGCCAG GGGAGGCAAAGTCAACCCAAGACAAGCGTAGTGCCCTCCACCTCTTCCGGTTAGGAGAGGCCATGCTTCGCATTGTGAAGAACAAGAGCAGACCGCTGCTGCACATGATGAGAGCCTGGAGTGTGGTAGCGCCTCACCTGGTGGAG GCGGCTTGTCATAAGGAGCGACATGTATCCCAGAAGGCTGTGTCCTTTATCCATGATGTTCTGATGGAGGTTCTGAGCAGCTGGGCAGAGCTGCCacactttcattttaatgaagcCCTCTTCAGGCCTTTTGAGCACATCATGCAGTTGGAGCTCTGCGACGAAGACGTCCAAGATCAG GTGATAACATCCATTGGAGAGCTGGTGGAGATGTGCTCAGCTCAGATCCAGTCTGGCTGGAGGCCACTGTTCAGTGCTCTCCGGACTGTGCATGGCAACAAAACGGATGTGAAGGATTACCTGATTGGAGAATACTCTATGG GAAAGTCACAGGCACCTGTGTTTGATGTCTTTGAAGCCTTCATTAACACAGACAACATTCAGGTGTTTGCCAACGCAGCCACTGACTACATCATGTGCCTTATGAAGTTTGTGAAAGGTTTAG GAGAAGTGGACTATAAGGAGATTGGGGACTGTGTTCATGTCAGTGGATACAGTTCTACAGATCTGTGTCTGCCTGCCCTGGACTATTTGAGGAAATGTTCACAG CTGCTTGCCAAAATCTATAAGATGCCGTCCAAGCCAGTTTTCCTGGGAGCGCGGTTGGCCAGCCTCCCGATGAGAGCTCAGGAAAGGTCTGTGAGCAGTGAGGAGGGCATGGACTGTGTTTTAGCAGAGTTTGACGATGATACAG GTCTGATACAGGTGTGGATTCTTCTTTTGGAGCAGCTGACAGCAGCCGTGTCAAACTGTCCTCGTCAGCATCAGCCACCTACACTTGAGCTTCTGTTTGAACTTCTGCGTGAAGTCACCAAGATACCAG GGCCTGGCTTTGCCATTTTCTCTGTCATCCAGCTGCTTCTTCCTGTCATGTCACTATGGCTACAACGAAGCCACGGTGACCACTCATACTGGGACATTGCTGCAGCAAACTTCAAGCATGCCATTGGACTATCCTGTGAACTGGTGGTGGAACATATTCACAGCTTCATccattcag atATTGGCTATGAGAGTCTGATTAACCTGATGCTGAAAGATCTATTTAAACTGCTGGTGTCCTGTGTGGCAGAACCAGCTGAGACCATCTCCAGAGTGGGCTGTTCTTGTATTAG GTATGTTCTGGTAACAGCAGGGCCTGTTTTTACTGAGGAGATGTGGCGATTAGCATGCTGTGCCCTGCAGGACGCTTTCTCAGCTACCCTGGAGCCTGTGAAG AATCTCCTAGCTTGTTTCCGGAGTGGTTCAGACAGTTTCACAGGAGATGCATGTGAAGTGAAAGTTGCGGCCCCCTCACACTCCCCTTCAGCTGAGGCTGAGTACATGAGGATCCGGGCCATGGCTCAACAG gTCTTCATGCTAGATACGCAGTGCTCCCCTAAAACGCCGAGCAACAAGGAAGGTTTTGAGCACGCTCAGTCCTGTGTGCTGATTATTGAGCTTCCTGCCGACCAGCAGTCCAATGGTCAAGCTCAAAAGAG GATTCCCTTCAGGACTCTGGTGGTGAGTTTACTGTCCCATCAAGTGCTCCTGCAGAACTTGTATGACATCCTTCTAGAGGAGTTTGTGAAAGCTTCTGGGAGCTCCGAGAGCAAAATCCCAACGGCAGTGTCGGAGCCAAAAGCTGCAGGCTTTCTACGCTACATCTCAATGCAGAACCTGGCCATCATCTTTGACCTGCTGCTGGACTCGTACCGCACAGCGCGGGAATTTGACACCCGTCCAGGACTCAAGTATCTCCTCATGAAGGTGTCCGGGGTGTGTGGAGCTGCTAATTTATACCGCCAGTCTGCCATGAGCTTCAATATCTACTTTCAG GCTTTGCTATGTGCAATGCTGACAAACCAGGAGAACATCTCGGTGGATCAAGTCAAGAAGATCCTgagtgaggaagaggagggcgGCTCTGACTCTTCACAGCAGTGCTCCTCCGAGGATGAAGATATCTTCGAGGAGATGGCCCAAGTGAGTCCTCCACGCGCTCGCGAGAAGCGTCAGTGGCACGCTCGCATCCCGTCGTTGAGCACGCAGCCTGCCAGCAGCGTGGACTGGGCATGGCTGGTCAAACGTCTGCACAAACTCTGCATGGATTTGTGCAACAACTAcattcaaatgcacctggaccTGGAGAGTAGTGTGGGAGAACAGCTCACCCACCGGGCCGACCCGCTCTTTTTCTTGCCCCTTTTTAATTCGGAGACCTCCACGCCATCCCCCGGGGGCCTCTCGGGCCACGGGACACCCTCAGAGGACAGCTTCCGCCTCCACCTTGACGAGACTCCCTCAGAGGAGGTCCACAGCCCTGGTGGGTTGGGAGCAACCCTTCCCCAGCTGAGAGGAGACAGGAGGGATGGGGGGCGTAAGAAGGAATGGTGGGAGAGTGCAGGAAACAAGCTGTACACCATCGCCACCGACAAGACCATCACCAAGCTCATGATCGAGTACAAGAAACGCAAGCAGCAGCACAATCATACCACATTTGCCAAAGATGTGAAGGTGGGAGAGAAGAGGGGTGAGACGGTGACCCTGCGTGGCCCAGACTCCCCAGGGCCCCAGAGGCCTCAGCAGCTGGTAGAGCAGGGTCCCATGCGTCACTCCATCAGTGCGGGGCCCGAGCTACTACGGCAAGAGAAGAGACCTAGATCAGGATCCACAGCCAGCTCCCACAACATCTCGCTCAGAGACTCTGAGGCACAGATACAG GCCTGGACCAACATGGTCCTTACAATCCTGAATCAGATCCAGGTCTTGTCGGATCCCACGTTCATTGCCCTCCAGCCGGCAGTTTTCCCCTGTATCAGTCAGCTGACCTGTCATGTGACTGACCTCAGAGTGCGGCAAGCAGTGCGCGAGTGGCTTGGACGAGTGGGTCGCGTTTATGACATCATCCTGTGA